The Lodderomyces elongisporus chromosome 6, complete sequence region gttgaaaaaaggtgaagaaaaaaaaaggttagGAGTAAGCGAATGATGCCATAGTTGAATAATGTTTGaggttgtttttttcatattatGGAAGAGCTACAACTGGGTATAGCCAAATATCGGGAGGTTATTCAcaattctaatttttttaatgagGTGAAAGAAACTGTGCTGGTGGAAAATGGATATACGAAAATTAGATGTTTGGCATTAGGCTCTCCATCGGAAAGTTCAGATGCTCGTTATCAATATGCATTTCTATTGGAATTAATGGATTTTTTAAACATCACCCAAATTTCCTTATACGACCCAGTTTTTACGAAATTGGACAAACAGGTGTTTGCTTCGTATGTCGTTGAAGAGTCCTTCGAACCTAAGAATGATGACAAGGTGCTACATTACATTCCACATGCTCCTCTTTCAGTGATGGAGCAAATTctcaaaaatgaaaaaccaACGGCATTCTTGGGTAACGACATTATTGCACATACTGACCGCTTGACGAAGCGGAAGCTTGCGGATCTATACCCCTCAATGGCAATCCTTGTACATTATTCAAAAACAGATCCAGTTGAAGATGGGTTTGTTAAAGTACTCCCGAAAAGTCgaaacaaccaaaacactcaaacaaaccaaaacactcaaacaaaccaaaacactcaaacaaaccaaaacaaacgTAGTAGTCGAAATGGTCGAAAAAGCTTTAAAGAGCCAGAGATTGAGTACGATTTGAACTCTGTTTATTTCGATGGTGTAGAGATTAAAAGGTTTAAACACAACTATGTCAAGGGCGATGTGTGGGGCAATTCCTTTTCAGATATCGCATTTCACAATATACATACTAAAAAATagtaaataaaacaaaagtcTACTCTATTCGCTGTTTCTTAATAACAGAACCGTCCTCACTCGTTTGTGGATGTGGATGTGCTTGTGCCTGTGCctgtgctggtgctggtgcttgTTGCTCTTCCTTTAGTAAATGCTTTGACAATATCGAATATAAATCGTCCTTTGTGAATGGCTTAGCAAGAATATCGCTCATACCATTTTGCAAATACGTCACCAAGTCATTATCTTCGATGTTTCCTGTCATTGCAATAATAGGTGTTTTTGTATCAAATGACCTAATCACGCTGGTGGCAGTAGCGCCATCTAGATTAGGCATCACTATATCCATCAAGACAAGATCATACTTTGTATGTTCAACCGTGGAAATCGCATTCAAACCATCCGTTACGACGGTAACCTGGCACCCGTATTTCACCAAGAACTTGCGACACAATTGTATACAAACATTGTCGTCCTCCACCAAAAGTACGTGGAATTTGGGGTTTGGTATGGAAGTTGTACTGATTTGCGGCAATATATTATTGTTTGGTGACGAAGATGTGCTCGTCAATGGCGATAAGGGCTTGTTTGCAGGTGAAGCTTGAACAAACTCGTTTGGTGCACTTGCATTAGTCGTTGCAGATGCTGCTGGATTGGttgaagacgaagaaggtGGGTGATTTTGCGGTTGACTAGCCAGGTGCCTTGCACCATTCAACCCCTTATAAACTGCATCGCCATCTTGACGCGGACTTATTCCGTCACGATTCTGATCAAGTGCTTGGTTTGTAGTTTTTGCAGGTATAAACCCTGAATTTGGTTGAGCAATAGACAGCAGACGAGACAAGTTTGCAAGACCACTTATTGGGCTGGTAACAGCTGCATTGTAATTTGGCGGTGGGCGTCCACTAGGAATAGACAAGGCCCGGTTGGCGCCAAAGAGTGCTTGTTGAGCTGGAGCGTGAGGGGAAGGGACCATGTGCAGAGGTGGTGGAGGTGGCGGaagctgttgttgcagtgGGTGAAACGCTtggttattgttattattaatgttattgttgtggtggttgtggtggtggccGTGGTGgctgttgttattattattgtgaTTATTATTGATTCCGGGTGGTTGTAAAAATGGTGGTTGCACTAATGGTGATTGGAGATGTGGCGGTATTCGAGGAGACTGCAGCAGCAAGTGCTGTGATATGCTGGGCAAAGATGTTGCCGGCATAGAGTTTGGAAATGGGTTATTTTGGCTTGAAGGTGATTGCTCGTGTGGGAAAACaggaccaccaccactattaccaccaccaccaactccaataccaataccaataccGCTAATATTGCTGCCACCGATACTGTTTGGTGGTGGAAAATCCAATGGCGGTACCTTGATTCCTGATTGTAATAGCACATTCGCCAAGGTAGTCATTGATCGATAATACCTCTCGTTAAAAGAGTTGATGGTTACAATATGGTCCACCAAAGTCTTGTACTTCTTCTGCAATACCAAATTTTCTTGCACAGTATGTTGGTTGCTTTCTTTCAAGTGCTCGATTTGATCTTTGAGCTGGTTAACAGTATGATTCAATTGTGTGATTTGCGCAATGGTTTGTgaaattttctttgcttccTCGGCCAGGTTTCTTGTTTCATCAAGGTTGATATCTGTTAGACTATGGCTCTTTTTGTGACCTTGACCTGCTATTTTACTACCATTATCTATTGATGACGCAGCTCCTGCTGCTGCTCCTGTGGCAGCTATTGCACTCTTTTTCGTTGCTGGTCCTTTTCTCCTGATATTCTCTAAAGATTCACGATCATTAATCTTAAAGTTGGGATGCTTAAACTCCCATGCATCGTCGCCATAAGGGTACGTCTGTTTCTCCTCGTTGCTGATCTTAACTTTATGGAAATCTTACTTGTTTAGCTGTCTAACAAAACTTGCAAAGTTTGAATGTTTAAAATGTCGAGGCAAAATCTCCTTTGTAAATACATTTGTGTTGATAACGACAAAACTATCCCCTTGTGCCGTCCATCGTACTATATCTTTGTAATTGTCCTCTTGTAGCATGAGAAACAATTTCTTAACGAAATCATTGGACCCACTCTGATTCGAGCTTGAAGTCGTGGCAAGTGTTGAGTTTGACGATATCTTTGTGTCCTTCAGTGGAGCTGAGGTTGAATTAGATCCCAGTGACATTTATGTtcttgttgcaaaagagTGTGGTATGTTGGCATACACCTGGATAACTTGTGTgcaaaaagataaaacaaaaacaaaaaaaaaaatttagtgTGGGGGAAATATGATGTAATTCGTAAACAATTTTCCGAACAACTAATGAACAGTGTTGGATAGTTTCTAAACAGTTCGTGTATAGAATATGTGTGCAATTTGTGAGCTGTTGGTTGtttgcaactttttttcttttttttctccttgaCTATAAATAGATTGCgtcaagaaaaagaaaaaataataactGGTACTACTTTTCTTATTGAACCATTCAACGTGCTCTCCACTTTTATTATAGTGACCCCAATGTGTTATGTTAAGAACAGAGAgtgtaaaaagaaataaaagaaataaaagagctGTAAAAAGTCGAATGGAAGtcagaaagaaaattggaattggaattggaaatggaaatggaattacaataaaacaaaaagcaagGCTTGGTCTCTGACgtggtgttttttttcccacAGGTCCgtcctttttgtttctctctcGCTCTCCcgctctttctctctttcttactatcgtcttttttttgtctttttgagttgttattgttgaaatGACGCTCGTTACTGTATCTCTATTGTTCGtgagaaaagtaaaagcgAGAGAGCAGAAGAAGTGAGGAGAAACGAGGATTAAGAAGCACCCCTCTGCTTATAATCtcatttgttcttgttcgtgttcctgttcctgttgttgttgttatttttttcttttttgcttttttgctttttttttctttttgtccctcttttttttttgtttctgtttatcTGCTACAAAGTTTTGCCAATTCTACTTTAGTCAAACAGTACCTGCATATAAGACCctatttcaaatttctcTATTTTACTCTATGGACTctaatttttcaataaagaaaaataaagttgtGCAAAATACCATCATTGAGAAGGAATTTCACCCCCTGGTTATGATGTTGAAACACACCAACGCTTTCATTAGACACTTTAattttataaaaagaaaaaaaaaaaaaaactcgGCTTTACTGATTAATCAAAAAAGTTATCAAGGAGTCTCTatgaaatttttcaaattcttttttttaaactttgaaatttttgcaTCTTCgctgtttttctttttcttttttggcgTAGTTCTAAATACActgggggaaaaaaaagaattcaaattcaaattctgCAAGTTACAACTCATCATGATGAGGAATTTTAGTATCAGCATCTCCAAACAATAATGGGAACTTTGTTGGATGAACAATTGTTAAATGCGACGATCCACTATGCTGAATCTTTCCCGAACTTACAGTTGTATCTTTAATGTGTTCTTTTGGTACACCTGCAATGATTatggtttcaatatttATTGCATCCTTTTCGTAATCTCCTTCAATTTCCAACGATATACCAGAGTTGATATCAGCCTTGATGGTGATGTACTTGTATGATCCTCCAATAGTTTCACCATCGTCAATATAAAGATTACCTTTGGCTTTTCCATCGGCATCAAGAGCTATAACTAAAGTATAAGGATCGTGCTTCATCAATTTTGTAGATCTTCTATATCTAGACTTCATAGGAACTATTGATCCTCCTTTTAATAACATGGGGATGCGGTCGAGCCCTGCTGCAACAGTAACGGTGGACTCGGTAATCTTTTCTCCAATTTTTCCATTTGTAAAGTCATAATAAATAGATCCATCTTCACCATCCTTTGGTATATAAAACTCAACTTGAGTCTGCCCCTCGGTGGTAACAGGTTTCACCAAAATACCCGAATCACCAATAAAGAACTCATCATCAATCTCAAAAATTAACTCGTCGCTCGAGTTTTGAGCTTCGTAAAACAATGGTTTCATTATTGGAGACCCACTAAGCGAAGCCTGGTAAAAGCTGGTATACCAAACTGGCAATAATGCATAACGCAATCTAATAGCATCTCTGATATATACAGTGTATGGATCTCCAATCAACCATGGCTCCCTTCTTCTAGAGTCAATATGAGCATGAGCTCTGAAAAATGGATACCAAATACCTGTTTGGTACCATCTAGTAAGTAATTCTGGTGAAGGGTTTCCAAAGAAACCACCAACATCGGCACCTGCAAACGGCATACCAACAACGTTGGATGTGAGCACCATAGGTATTGATGCCTTGAGGTATTCCCATTTGGACATGTTGTCACCAGTCCACATTGCTGCAGTTCTTTGACTACCGGCAAAGTATGAACGTGTCAATATAAATGGTCTTTGAGCAGGAAACCTATTCAACAAAGCCTTGTGTGTGGCTTCATGGTAGGTGAGACCAAAGAGATTATGGATTGAACGGTGCTCCCATTGTCCATAATGAAGGTTATCCTTTGGCGCACTAGTTTCTGGTCCATCAAACACCGACGGCTCGTTCATATCATTCCATAGATGCAAGTTCTTGTGCTTACTGGATAACATGAATTTTTCATGTGCTTGGTTCCAAAATGGTTGAGATTCGGGGTTCAAGGTATCAATCCAAACCGATTCTCCGGGCCAGCAATGGCCACTGAATACCGAATCTTTTGAGTCCTTCATGGCAATGTTTTTGCGTATAACCTCATCACTTATTTCGTAGCCCTTTTTCAAGTGTGGgtcaataataacaaccaAGTTCCTTCCAGTCCTATCCAATGTCTCCAACATTTTGCCTGGTTGATCAAAGTTCTCAGGATCCCATGTAAAATATTGTTTCTTGTCTGCATACTCAATGTCTAGCCAAATGCTATCATATGGTATACCAAACTCGTCAAACTTGGCACTAACGTCAAGAACATCCTTGATGTCGTTGTAATTCCATCTACACTGATGGTAGCCCAAGCTAGGCAAGAGTGGTAACTGTACATTACCTGTTATCTTCCCGTAAACTCTATTTAAGTCTGCAGCTTTGGACTCcataataatgatgaaatcGAGCACACCATTTTCAGACATCCAGTGAACAGATGAATTAGTAGAATCAAAGGAACTAGATGAAGTTGactctttgttctttcctttcctcaGGATATCAATAAATGAGTCTGCGCTATTGATCCAAAAGATTCCCAAAGCAACATCTTTTTTGACACCAAATAAAAGAGGTATTGACCCGTACATTGGCAAACGAGAGTCCACTTCATATTCAAAAATGTCCACATTGTACAATCTATAAGGTTCTGCATTTATCGTAtctttcaacaacaatgagTCTGCGTGTTCTGGAATACCATAGAGATTCAGAAACCCTTTAAGTGTAAAGTCTGCAGCAATTGATTCCGGACCAAATGGCAAGGAGTCCGCTCTAGAGTCGCCGAATGAGTCTGAAAACATATCATAAGCGGTTTCTTCAGGCAACAAGTTGTTTTCGTTGTCATCTTGCAGTCTCCAGTGTTCAAAGTTTAAGAATTGTTGCTCATTAAAAACCAACTGCTCTTCGCCattaaagtaaaaagataATTTAAATGGTTGAAATTGTAAAAccacttgttgttgtgcaAAGCCAATTACTGCCGAATCTTTTGTCAATTCAAGTGAAGGTACACCAACGTTGATGCTATCAGTAAAAGCCCATTTCGAAGTTTCATTATACCTTTTGGAATTGACCACTTCACTCTGAGGCTGTCTActgtcaattttttcatccATCTTGAACCGGAAACTATCTTCTACAAAGCTAATCTCAAACGGTAAGCTCACCAGCTTACCATGTCTCtgtccttgtccttgtcctGATCTTGGTTCTGGTATTCTCTTTATTATCTCCCCATGTATCACTTTATCAATCTCATCTAGATAGACTGAATCCTGTTTCACAGAGTATGGTGAAACAAAGTTCTGGTTGTTGCTAACTTGCTCAGCATAATATCGGTTCCGGTGACAAAAGCCCGCTTGTGCACATGTTTTGAACAAATGTTCTTTAACAGCCGATCCTAAACCAATGAGTAGAAACAACGCCACCAATTGCAACTTTAGCAGCCTcatttctctctttctttgttgtttttttttggtggttAGAGTAAATCAATTGATTAGTTAATCAGTTAACTATTCGTCAGTTGTCGTTTGGTGATGGTTTTGatgaaaagatgaaaatcGTGGCTTTGTGTGTTCTCCAAGATCATTGGGATTGAATTCCCCATAAAGAACGCGCACGCACTTCTCCACTTgctctctccctctccctCTGTTTCTCTCCTCCTCTCTCCTCctctctcttcctctctccttttctctccttttctctcttcctctctcctcctctctcttcctctcTCCTCCTCTCTCGCCGCCCTTTTGCAACCAAGTGCCATGGACACGTAACAATGTTAATTTGGACTAGTTGAGAACACTCTTGAGCATCAAGTGAAAAGATAAGActaaattaaagaaaagaataattaAAGTTTTTTTACAAATCTCAAGAGAACAAGACTAAGAAGTACACCTTTTGTATCtgtatagaaaaaaaacattaaaagataattttaattttccaaatccaCAAATTTGGTTGATAATTGTAACAAAAAAGTATGCAACTTTTATGTATTTATTATTCTAGAACAAGAGTATTACATGTCAAAAAGCTAGTATGTTCCATTCATCAAATCTTtccaaatatatatttgaacCTTTTCACTTccaaaaataatataaataggaaaaggaaaagaaagaagatgcAGTTGTATAGTAGACATACTTTACtatacaaaaattaaagattGCTTATAACTCCCATTTGGTACCGCGTCGTTGCAAAAAATCTCGACCAAATGTCTTTCCTCTCCCCTCCACCACTCCCCTCATAGTAAAATAATTAGTGTTAGTGTCGCTTTTTCAACTATTTTTTCTCGCAAAGATAGTATGgacaaaatgaaataaaaagaaaaaaaaaagaaccaaaaaaattaaaaaacaagCAAGAGACAAAGCCTTTTAATTAACGTCCTTGTCACAATCACTAATCGTCATAATGAAGTTCGAAACAGAAAAACGAGACGGATGCAGCTGACCATGAAGTGATAATACTGGATGAatttataaacaaaaaaaaacctcaAGTATTCAACAGATCAAACATTTGACATCTATACATGAATCTCCATTATTCTGCAGTCATGAACAATAGTAGGATGAACCCTtcttatatttatttttcttttccttttgggTTTTCCTTTCATTACTTTACAGTATTTGATACCATGCTTCCttagttttttgttttttcaaagCTGAATACAATATAGTATATGCTTACCACCCTTCAGTATTCCAATCCTGCACATGTATTGGCAAGTGGCAAAGTGCCTTTCTTTACAAAGTCCCCACATTTCATGGCTGGATTATCTTTTTCAGTATGGCAAGTAATGGTCGTGTGAGTTTGGACAAAGTgtttaaaaattttattttcagtGCGTAGACGGGTATGGTGATAGTATGGTGAAGAAATACATAGAGGTAagggtaaaaaaaaatatagtaacaaaagacaaagacaaagataaaaaaaaaaaaaaaaaaagaaaagaaaagaaaagaaaaaattcatGGAATTTATATCCATATAAACatatcatcgtcatcaccaccaaccaccaaacaccagaaaccaaccaccaaaaaccaaaaaccaaacgCTCGACTCCCAACATTAAACATCGTATATATTAAATACAACTAGGAGGTTTGGCTAgtcttttcaaaagaatCTGCATCATTTATCCA contains the following coding sequences:
- a CDS encoding uncharacterized protein (BUSCO:EOG09264DYD) gives rise to the protein MSSGSNSTSAPSKDTKISSNSTLATTSSSNQSGSNDFVKKLFLMLQEDNYKDIVRWTAQGDNFHKVKISNEEKQTYPYGDDAWEFKHPNFKINDRESLENIRRKGPATKKSAIAATGAAAGAASSIDNGSKIAGQGHKKSHSLTDINLDETRNSAEEAKKISQTIAQITQLNHTVNQLKDQIEHLKESNQHTVQENLVLQKKYKTLVDHIVTINSFNERYYRSMTTLANVLLQSGIKVPPLDFPPPNSIGGSNISGIGIGIGVGGGGNSGGGPVFPHEQSPSSQNNPFPNSMPATSLPSISQHLSSQSPRIPPHLQSPLVQPPFLQPPGINNNHNNNNNSHHGHHHNHHNNNINNNNNQAFHPSQQQLPPPPPPSHMVPSPHAPAQQALFGANRALSIPSGRPPPNYNAAVTSPISGLANLSRSSSIAQPNSGFIPAKTTNQALDQNRDGISPRQDGDAVYKGLNGARHSASQPQNHPPSSSSTNPAASATTNASAPNEFVQASPANKPLSPLTSTSSSPNNNILPQISTTSIPNPKFHVLLVEDDNVCIQLCRKFLVKYGCQVTVVTDGLNAISTVEHTKYDLVLMDIVMPNLDGATATSVIRSFDTKTPIIAMTGNIEDNDLVTYLQNGMSDILAKPFTKDDLYSILSKHLLKEEQQAPAPAQAQAQAHPHPQTSEDGSVIKKQRIE
- the ROT2 gene encoding glucosidase II (CAZy:GH31; BUSCO:EOG09260B3X), which produces MRSLKLQLVALFLLIGLGSAVKEHLFKTCAQAGFCHRNRYYAEQVSNNQNFVSPYSVKQDSVYLDEIDKVIHGEIIKRIPEPRSGQGQGQRHGKSVSLPFEISFVEDSFRFKMDEKIDSRQPQSEVVNSKRYNETSKWAFTDSINVGVPSLELTKDSAVIGFAQQQVVLQFQPFKLSFYFNGEEQLVFNEQQFLNFEHWRSQDDNENNLLPEETAYDMFSDSFGDSRADSLPFGPESIAADFTLKGFSNLYGIPEHADSLLLKDTINAEPYRLYNVDIFEYEVDSRLPMYGSIPLLFGVKKDVALGIFWINSADSFIDISRKGKNKESTSSSSFDSTNSSVHWMSENGVLDFIIIMESKAADLNRVYGKITGNVQLPLLPSLGYHQCRWNYNDIKDVLDVSAKFDEFGIPYDSIWLDIEYADKKQYFTWDPENFDQPGKMLETLDRTGRNLVVIIDPHLKKGYEISDEVIRKNIAMKDSKDSVFSGHCWPGESVWIDTLNPESQPFWNQAHEKFMLSSKHKNLHLWNDMNEPSVFDGPETSAPKDNLHYGQWEHRSIHNLFGLTYHEATHKALLNRFPAQRPFILTRSYFAGSQRTAAMWTGDNMSKWEYLKASIPMVLTSNVVGMPFAGADVGGFFGNPSPELLTRWYQTGIWYPFFRAHAHIDSRRREPWLIGDPYTVYIRDAIRLRYALLPVWYTSFYQASLSGSPIMKPLFYEAQNSSDELIFEIDDEFFIGDSGILVKPVTTEGQTQVEFYIPKDGEDGSIYYDFTNGKIGEKITESTVTVAAGLDRIPMLLKGGSIVPMKSRYRRSTKLMKHDPYTLVIALDADGKAKGNLYIDDGETIGGSYKYITIKADINSGISLEIEGDYEKDAINIETIIIAGVPKEHIKDTTVSSGKIQHSGSSHLTIVHPTKFPLLFGDADTKIPHHDEL